Within Salarias fasciatus chromosome 15, fSalaFa1.1, whole genome shotgun sequence, the genomic segment caccaaatattgtaaaaaaacTTATATTAACCCTCCCAACACTATTTTTCCAGCCCAGCGTGTAGAAGCGCTTTTTGGACAGAAACCCACCTCATCTTCGGATTTCTTCGGCTCGTTCCGTCAGTTTGGGGGCGTGGTCTTTAGGCAGCGTGCACATGATTGGCTGAGTCCGAAATTTCAAACTTCAGCGGAGCCACAGCGACTCGAAGAAACCGACGAAACAAAAACCTACTGATGATCCTCTTAGTAACAAAAAGTAACCTTATTTGTCGTACACGAGTCAAGGCATTGTTTTAATATCTTTGgtaacattttatttaactgGAATTCAAATGGATGTTGCCCTTTTCTTACAGTAAGTCACATTTTGAACATCACAACAGTCCGTGGCGTTAGCATGTTTTTAGCTTCAAGGCTCACAAGAGCACTTTAGAAACGGTATGCATTCCAAGGTTTCAATATATCGTAAATCCGCTTTCCTTTTAGGCGTTTCGAGAGTACCTTGTCATCATACACCGGGGACGATCCTCTGGAGCAGTGGGATCAGTAAGTCATTTCAGATTACTTGTATGCAAGTTAAAGTGCTAACAGTTCGATTCCAAAAGAGGCAAATTCTAGCAACAACTCAATCagaaatatgacacaaaatCTCGTTATACATGTAGTTTCTGATCTGTAATTTCATTCTCGACTGAATTTCATCTCTTGCATGGGTTTGTACAGTATATTTGTATTTAGGCATACCAAAGTAATTCTGACGAAAGGACACATTGCTTTGCAAGggaatgaattaaaacaatgtgaTTAAGAAAGGTCTAAACAAATAAAACGACTGGAAATTCTGAGCAAATCATTTTTTGGTTTCTGGAGCACTGAGTAAACTTCTTCCTGAGAACTTCGTTGATCTGGATGTTCCAGATTTACAAGTAAATCTGAGAGACATTTAGACTATTTTAAGCTTTAGAGAGAAGAAGTCAGATTTGAAGTTGATGCTTTGACACAGAGGCAGCCGGCGCAGAGATTGAAGATTTTCATACATTCATCATCTAGAAATTCCAGAGGAATAACAGCATATGTTGCGCTTTCACACACTGTCTTCAAGTCCTGCATGTCAGCGTATTTGGCAGGTGAGATGAAATCCTCCTGCTTTAGATGGAATTCAGCATTTCATCAAACACTTAGTTTTGCTCTTTCAATGCTGCTGGTGGGGGAACTACAGATCGCATGTGATTGAgaaagaaattaatttaaaagaacaaaacaaaaactgttgtGCCTGAAGAAAATATCAGAAAAATTGTGGGTGACCCATTTGCGATCCAGAGGCTGCGTTTCCATTCTTGTGCCTGACATGCCTGAAGCAGAGCTGACTCGGTTTTGATCGGCCTGTGTTCCTGTCCAGGTTCGTGCAGCACCTGGAGCAGAGGCTGCCTGCAGACAGGCGCGGTGAGATGTCGCTGGTGTTTGAAGCTGTGGTCCCAACGATATATCAAAGCCGAGCGATATGCCGACGACGTCAGATACGTGAACTACTGCATCAAATGTGTAAGTGTGACTGCTGTGTCTTCGTTCTGTGAAAGTGACACGATCAGAGTCGGCCTTGTTGTCAGCGACATGACCGTTCCCCCCTCCTGCGTCCATCTTCCAGGCGGGCTATCAGTCCAACCCGGCGTCGGGTGTACGGCTACATCTTCGACCAGGGCATCGGGACTCGGACCGCTGCCCTCTACGTGGCCTGGGCGCAGGCAGCTTGAACGGACAGGGATGAATGAACAGGCTGACGCGGTGTACCAGAAAGCCTGGAGAACCAAGCCCAGCCGGCGGACACAGTCCTCCATGAATACAGGTGACGGCGCAGACGGATACTGAATCATTGAAGTTGAGTGATGAAGCCACAGAGAAGCTGTCTGGCAGCTAAAGAGGGTGTTTACACTGcaaggttttcaagtgaaaatggaaacttCCATTGGGCTTTTTGTGTCCAtgtggacattgttttcaaaatgttgctgtctaatgtgaaagttttctgaaagtcAAATGCAAACAAAATGCGTTTTTTGCTTGAATCGTTGTGAAAATGGAGCCGTGAAGTGATGTAGAGGTGAGGGTGATCTATCAAGGATGACGCCCTGCAGGGGAGGAAGCGAAGCTTCGGATGAGAGAGAAGAGGTTGGGAATGCGGTTTGGACAATGAGTAGAGAGGAAATCGATTCTGAATGTGTGAAAGAGATTTCCAACCAGAGGGAGGCAGATGGAAAAAGGGGAGGGTCACCAAGCGGAGGCCTGTGATCCCAGGGGTGTTTTTAAATCGAAAGACTGAAGTTAACCCACTGACACTCTCGTCTGCAGCAGTTTCAAGCCAGAACCACAGCCCCGGCATCAGGACCAGGTAAGACGCTTTTGACATGTTTCTGATTTGATTTTGTCCCTTAATCAATATGAAacatgacgtgtttttttttctttttattcttcttttttttgttagcaGGAAGTCGAATCCACTGAAGAACTTGGATCTGATCAATCAGCCTGTGGCTCAgagcaaggtgtgtgtgtgtgtgtgtgtgtgttgtgtgtgtgtggtgtgtgttctgaatTTCCATCATGATATCCATCTCcatgatcattaaaaaaaagattctccACCTCCTGTTTTTCAAATctgctgaaacgctgctgctctTTCTTCCAGGCGTCAGTGGATTGTCCTTCCAAGCCACCACACAGTATGACGATAACGTAAGTGGAAAGTCAGTCAGTTATTTCTGTCGGGTCCTGTTTGGTTCTGTCGGTTTCTCTGCAGGGTGCGTCTCCAGAGTTTGCAGACCTCTCCAGTGTGACCTCAGATGTTTGAGGTTTGGTAAACTGACCTCTGGTGTTGCGGTTCCCCCCCCCTGCAGGGGTGTCCCGCTCTGAGATTGTCCCCTCCAGCAAGGCCGCCAGCGCTGCCCAGGTCGGTGTCGGCGTACAAGGCGGACGCGCTCCGCTGCGAGGGGTCGGAGCTCTGCTTCGAGGAGTCCGAGCCGCCAGGTACTTCCAAAAGCTCCAGgagcaacaggaggaggagcagaggaagctcaGTAAGTTCACCTCAGCCTTTAAATCTGTGTGTATGGAGGGTTAAGGAGAAAAATCCTGATAAAACCTGGTTCTGTTTTGCTTCCAGTTGCCAGCACGCCAAGGAAAATAGGCAAGGCCGCACAACAAGTAATGGAGACACTGACGAACTTCCTCCAAGGTTCTGGCAGTCAGAGCTTGTCTCAGAGAGTgagttcctcttcctcttctcctttttcACGGACTTTGCCTCGTCACTGACAACCAGGTCAATAATGGGCTGTAGTGATAAAATGCAGTTGATTCTAATTAATACTGatagaaaacagaaatgatgaTCCAAGCTTCCAACACTTTCTCTGTGTAAACtgactgtttgtgtttgtaaatgaaaaatgtggtcgaaaaagtgtgtgtgccgTGATTTCCGTTAGAAGTTGGATTTATTTCCACGCCGCTTTTGCCTCGTCTCCCTTCATCGCAGCCCGTCTCCGCCGGGGTGACGACCTCCGACCCGAATCCCTCCCAGCGTCCCCGACCGAGCGGACCGGCGCTCCGTCGGCCTGAGACTGCTCACCGAGCCCCCCTCCGTCAGCAGGCCGCCATCGCCGCCGCCGTTCCTCAGCCTCCCTCGCCGGGCCCCCCCAGCCCCGAGCCGGCTGACAGCAGGATGGACGGACAGCCTGAACAGCCGCAGACCTTCCGCCTGGACTTTGGGGATGTTTTCCATCCGGACGCCGCCGGCTTTCACCCACAGGACCACAGCGTGACGCAGCAGTGAGCGGAAACATTTCCATTCCCCTTCGTCTTCCAGATTcagcaacagaaacagaatAATCCGGTTTTCTGCTCTCAGGTCTGCCGCTCAGCCTCAGGAAGcggaggagaagctggacgGTGAGTTTGAGAGGTTTTTGTGCACACATTGGAAGTATTTGACGTCCAGCGCCGACCCGtctgttgtcccccccccctcagcgTCACACACGGGCACGGCCAACCTCTCCCACCTCACCCCTAACACCTCGCTGGGCTTCGTCCAGGCCACGCCCTCGCGGGCGCTGCCCTCGCCCACCGTCAACACCCGGGAGGCGCTGGGTGAGTGCGACTCCGCCCCCCCACGGGAGGGAAAACGGGGAACTTGTCGCTGCTCACATTCATTGTTGACCCGATCTCTGTCCAGGTGTGATCATGGACATGTTCCAGGCCCCGACGTTCCTGGACGAACCCTTCAGCCGCTCGTCGATGCTGCACGCCACGCACAGGGAGGAGTTCGACGTTCCGAACGGTAAATAGGAATTTCACTCACAGCTGACTCCGAATTTCTGTGCAAAAGGAGTCTAATCATCAGCCGATCAGTAGCTGTTGTCACAGTGAATCCAGCGCGTCAAATCCCGATTGATCAGAATATTAAAACCTCTCGTCCTGTTTTCTGTGAATGGCAGGAAGTGTCTGTGCAGCGGCGGCGCCTCCcgctaaagctgcgttcaccaTCTTCcaggacaacaaagaaaactgcaGGTAAATACGGAAAATCACTCCCTCTGATCAGCCAGTGCGTTATGAGCTCCTGCAAAGCTCGAACTCATCATCCATGACCGGTCTGTATTCTGGAAAGCAGTATATTGATTACAaactgactgaagactgactgtAAGGTTCCTGCAGAGCGTCTCGCTTTAAAATCATCCTGTGAACCATTTGACCAAACAGCTGATTGACCTGTTTTCCTCTGTCCGTGTGTCCAGCGCCGCCGCAGCCGCCGAGCCTCCTGCGGCAGAGAAGTCGAAACCGGCCCGAGTGCTGTGCGACATCACGGCGCCGAAGCCGGACAACCCAACGTGAGTACAGCCGAAACCATGGCAACCGATCACTGCGTAACAGAGCACCTCCCCTGGGAGTGTTTGGTGGTTTTCAATGTTCCGTCCTCTCGGCGTCAGGACACGCCTCCGGACCTGATGCCGGACGAGAGCACCATGTGGGGCGCCCGCTACAACTCCCTCCACTCGCTGGCCGCCTGTCCCAACAGCACCACGGACTTCGCCATGCTGGCCCACTGCGTCTCCACGCCGTTCGCACACAGGAGTTCTGCAGGCGGCATCGTTTACCGCGACCAAGGTGGAGAGACGCGGggaattttttcttttcttcttcttcttttttacttttcctgatgTTTTCACCCAAATTCTGCCCTCAGAGAACAACTGTGACGGCGACAATTGCCGAAGAAGACGCCGGCTTCAGACGTCAGACGAAAAACTCAGGTACCAaattgtgactgtgtgtgtgtgtgtgtgtgtagtcagtAATAAAGCAGTAAGGTTGCTCCTCTGCCGTTTCTCCCCACTTCCAGCCCGATCATTGAACAGAGTCCGAGCGATGACAAGCTGTCGGAGACCTCCAGCCGCCTGCTGCCGTCCGGCTCCGCCGGGCAGGGCACCATCGTGGGGGAGGCGctgcccccggccccgccctgcctcgcctcctcctccaccatgGTGCAGCCGCCGCCCCCGGccgtgctctccttcagggaccACACTGTCTGCCCGGCCGAGGGCTGGGAGGTCTACGCCAGCCCCGAGCGGCCCCCCATCCCCGCCTTCCCGGCCTCGGCCCGGCCCCGGAGCCAGCTCTTTGAGATCCTGGAGGATCCGGAGCAGCCCGCCAGCCCGGCAGCCCCAGCCCGCTGGCACCGACGTTCCCATGAGCCCGGAGCAGCCACGGCTCTGTGCCGACGTGCCCATGAGCCCGGAGCGACAGCTGAACCCCAACTGGATGTTGTCGAAAAGCCCGGACGCCTTCGGCGGCCCCCGCCGCCCCGACGTCCCCATGAGTCCAGAGCAGCCGCGCCTCTGTGCCGACGTGCCCATGAGCCCGGCGCCGGCCAGCGCGACAGACGCCCCCATGGCGAGTCCGGACAGGGAGCCCGGGCCCGGCGGGCCCCCGGTGCCGCGGCTGGTGTCGGACCCCTGGGACAGCCGGCTGATCTCCTACCTGCTGTCCAGCCTGCGCCCGCCGCTCACCGAACACCCCGACTGCTTCACCTGGCAGTGCGACGTCCCCAACATCACCCCCAGGACCACCATCAGCATGGGTGAGGAGCCGGCGCCCACCCTGCCTCGCCGCGAAGGGGTTAACCGCTCTAACCAGCCGTCTTCCTCCCCCGACAGGGAAGGTGTCCCTCCGAGTCGACAGGGTCATCGGGCAAGGCGCCTTCGCCACGGTTTACCAGGTGACCGACCCCCTGACCTCCGACAAGATGATTTTTCAAGGTGAGATCAAGACACGAATCCTTTGATTTGACTTTTTTAACTCATCCATAAAGAAAACTTAACCGATTATCAGGCTTTGATTCATCCAGTTCAGTGATGATGGGAGCGAGAAATTCAAATCTGGGAGAACTTTAAGAATATTCAGGACTTTTAAAgtgataaaactgcatttttgcAATCTGTGTATAATAAAATCGCCTGAATGTGGAAAAAAGCTTAAGAACTGCAAGTTTTAGAACTTtctttggaaaacagaaaaatgtcagtTGCTTAGGTGCATGTCTGGATGGATCTCTGTTTGGAGaatctgctgctgttctgaaaccagcagtgtcaaacataaggcctgtgagccaaaactggcccacatgAAGTTCCAGTGcggcccgccaaaccaccaagtaaatttttaaaatttcaaataaaagactttctatcttgaaaacatttcttaagAGCAGCGACACAAAACAGCAGAGACACGAGCCGAGACGTCAGTGATGCTGCCGGGAAATCtcgctaactagcattagcctgaagGCCACGCTGTCAGGGCAggtttgtaaaaatatgcagAAGACAACAGGctacattttactgtattttgcatcatgaaaattgactttatgttaaGATTGCAGCTATTTGTTGGTGCTAAGCATTCAGATTTGGATAAATTGAGATGTTTTCATCAGGTATACGATGAactacaacaaaacaaagacttgaaagtttaaatgtaaagtttaTTATGGCTTTACTTTACCAGTCTGGACTGTTTTTGGCCTCTTCAATAGGACTGATCTGACACCCTTTCCTGGTCTGTTGAGGACGGCAGATGAAACCATCACACTTGGTCATATTTCCGCATGTCTCCCGTTTCTCCTGCAGGTTCAGAAACCGGCCAATCCCTGGGAGTTCTACATCAACAGCCGGCTGGATGCCCGGCTGCAGCCCGGCGTCCGGCACCTCTTCAGCAGCCTCCGCTCCGCTCACCTCTTCCGCAACGGCAGCGTTCTGCTGGGCGAGCTGCACAAGTACGGCACCCTGCTGGTACGCGCCGGACGCCGCCCACTTCACACCCACGCTCCCCCGAGGCGACGCGTTTTAACTTCCCCTCACGATGCTTCCAGGACGCGGTGAACATCTACAGACTGCTGAGCGACAAAGTGATGCCCCAGCCTCTGGTCATGTACTTCGCCGCCTGCATCCTCCACATGGTGGAGCAGCTGCACAGCATCGGGATCGTCCACGGCGACGTCAAGCCCGACAACTTCCTGCTGGGAGACAGGTAGCAGCGCCGCGGCGGGCGGATTCCACATCACATCCGTCAACATAAACCCGCAAACTCCTCCGCCTCTCTGTTAACCGAGCCGTTGCTGTTCCTCCAGGTTCCTGGAGGACCGGAGCTTCGAGCCGGACGGCGGCGACAACGGCCTGGTGCTGATCGACCTCGGCCAGAGCATCGACATGGAGCTCTTCCCGCCGGGCACCGCCTTCACCACCAGGTGTCTCACGTCGGGCTTCCAGTGCACGGAGATGCTGTCCGGGAAACCCTGGAACTACCAGGTGAGGAAGAGCTGCCAGAAGGTTTTAGTGAAGGTTCAACTCAGATTTCAACTCAGACCGACCCTCATCTGTTGGCAGACCGACTACTTTGGCGTGGCGGGGACGGTCCACTGCATGCTGTTTGGAACGTACATGCAGGTGTCGAAGGAAGGCGGCGTGTGGAAGACCAACGGCGTGTTCAGAAGGTGAGACACGGCGCCGCCTGGGTAAACATGTGACCCGACCTCTGTAACCggctctcccccccccctcccaggaAGCCCCACAGCGAGCTGTGGCAGGACTTCTTCGGCACGCTGCTCAACGTGCCGCACTGCGGCGCCCGGCCCAGCCTGCAGGGCCTCCGCCTCCGGCTGACGGCCGTCCTGCGGCAGGAGTACGGGAACAAGCTGCCCGCGCTGAAGAACCGCATGgtggtgcagctgctggagagccaCAAGGCAGCCAGCCGCTGAAATTTGGACACCCTGCAGCCCAGGAAGCTGGGCTGCAGGTGGAAAACTCTCAAAATCAAATTTATCTGGTAACATCTTCTCCACTCCGACCACGGGACTCTTCACGCACCCCGTGGCCCTCAAAGTGCTGCACTTCAGCACCGACACTCTGTTCTCTCTTGGAaatttgagggggaaaaaaaaaggaaagattttttgttttctttattgttcaaatttcacatttttaataaaggcTACTGTTTTGAAATGACCTGATGTGGCGACTCTGTTTCGATTTACACAAGTTCATCCAGTGTATCAGATTGAATGGCttcaaacaaatgtgtttcagaaaaaaccATTTGCTCAGCATACATGATTAATTGAATTTCTTCTGTCATATCTTCAATTCGCCATTCTTATGGTGCATTCAAGAGCAACTGGGAAGTGGGAGCGTTCCTGTTTTGGAGTGCGAAACATTTGTGGAGCTTCGTATGACTGCAACAGGACAACTTCAACCACAGAAAGACTATTTAACTATTATCCATTTTACATTGACACTGCAGCGCAATTGTTCCTAAATTAAAATGGGAAATTGAAAAGTTCCTCCCTCTGACTCTAAATCTTAGACGGCACTGAGAGTAGAATTTGACCTCAACAATTTCATCAGCCTAGAATGCAGAGTTAAGTACCAAATATTAGCACACTCGTCTTAATAAGTTATACATTAAATTTCCCAACTCGTGCTGCCTTCAATTGCAATAGGGAAATGTGAATAAGTAGGACAGCTAAAATCATAAACTGAAACACCATGATTGTTTGATGAACTGCAGTTTTATATTAATCCCAACGTTTTTGCCCCCTCTTTTCTGAGCAGTGTGTggggttttggtttttttttccctggtttTGAAGTCTTTGTGAGTTCAGAGGCCTCCACCCACCACCGGTTGGTGGTGTGTTGCTGCCAGTGGAATTAGTGGCTCTTGAAAACTGCAGGGTGTGTTACAGTGAACCTGTCCAAACCTGCAGCTGAATCTGTCCAGGAGCTCTGGCTGCATTCACCTCCCCCCGTTCCTCCTCCTACGCCCCCCTGcatccctcctgctgctctgcaacattatattctttttctcctttttgtctgttttcagtacaaaaaacacagcctttaaaaaagcacattttgagCAGATGAACCGTCATGCCAGACATTTAACTTTCAGAAACATCTGAGCTTCTTCCCGAAGCGAGAGCAAGGCTGATGCGTTCAAAGACAGTCAGAATCCCAATGGGAACACTATAtagtatttcatttatttttaagtcTGAACTTGTACAGTTatagattcttctttttttctttatctggaTAGCTTTAAACTAACAAGCCATGAAAAAAgctgaagttttcaaaaaaaaattgttttttttgaataaattattttctatttttcatttacaaaatATTTAGTGATGCatttgttaaaacaaaaactttttttttcactttttgtctTCTGGTTTTCATAAAAGTTTGGATGTGGATGTAATCtattttcacaattttataattaaagacaaaaatatgaTCAGAAATTTATAAGATTCCAAGTCAAAATTTTTTTCCATGAGGCAACTTCATCATTCTCTGTCCCCAAACTTATTTCTATAATCGTGCAATTTTTTCCCCATAAATTGTAATTTTTACCCTCAGGATAAGAAGTTTTCCTGGAAAACACGTGAGAGGGTTGGCACACCTGAGAGTTGGAATATCCGAGCCgcacctgaaagcagcaggcGCCGTGTTGGACGCAGGGATCGGACCATGGCGAGCAGAGGGCTGACGGAGGAGGCCGTGTCTGCCATCTGCAAGGAGGGCGACCCCATCACCAAGGTACgggagtgtgggtgtgtgtctgtatatttGATatccctgcgtgtgtgtgtgatattccTGTCTGTATGAGTTtgtctgattgtgtgtgtgagtgtgtgtgaatgcagtcTAACCTGTTGCCCAGTGGAACCCTGCAGCCTGCACAGGCACAGCATGCTgagaaaatgtttgtaaaaCTTCACAAAGTGACTTTGAATCTCTAAGCTCCCCCAGCAGCTAGAGGTATTGACCCCCACCAGGAGATAAAGTTTgttccctttaaaaaaataaaaaataaaataaatgctaatcttctcttctgttgatggggtgtgtgtatctgtgtgtgtgcaggacttCATGATGCAGCAGACCATGCTCAGGGTCAAGGACCCGGCTCGATCTCTGGCCTTCTACACGGGAGTCCTGGGCATGACGTGAGTCCtgtctgaccctgacccctgacccctgaccccagctCCCTGACCCCGTCCCCCTCCCTCTGACCGCCGCTTTCCCCCCCCTGCTGCTTccaggctgctgcagaagatcGACTTCTCCTCCATGCGCTTCACCAACTACTTCCTGGGCTACGAGGAGAAGGCCGACATCCCCGAGGACGTGAGGGAGAGGACGGCGTGGACCTTCTCTCGCCGGGCCACCGTCGAGCTCACACAGTGCGTACGAGAGAGCCGACCGAAAATACTCCACAACTATCTGGTTTTTAATGTTGGACGTATGAATGTATTTGCaactggctgctgctgccaggcCAGACCCCTCTTGGAAAAGATATTTtatatcaatttttttttttttgatttatcctggttaaataaaggatgTAATagtaataatgaaaaaagtacttcaaaaatatgcaaaatatcTGCAAAGGTGAACAAAATATTTAAGAAGATGCAAAAGGGTCTGCA encodes:
- the bub1 gene encoding LOW QUALITY PROTEIN: mitotic checkpoint serine/threonine-protein kinase BUB1 (The sequence of the model RefSeq protein was modified relative to this genomic sequence to represent the inferred CDS: inserted 2 bases in 2 codons; deleted 2 bases in 2 codons); its protein translation is MDVALFLQRFESTLSSYTGDDPLEQWDQFVQHLEQRLPADRRGEMSLVFEAVVQRYIKAERYADDVRYVNYCIKCVSVTAVPTRRRVYGYIFDQGIGTRTAALYVAWARQLERTGMNEQADAVYQKXLENQAQPADTVLHEYSSFKPEPQPRHQDQQEVESTEELGSDQSACGSEQGVSGLSFQATTQYDDNGCPALRLSPPARPPALPRSVSAYKADALRCEGSELCFEEXRAARYFQKLQEQQEEEQRKLIASTPRKIGKAAQQVMETLTNFLQGSGSQSLSQRPVSAGVTTSDPNPSQRPRPSGPALRRPETAHRAPLRQQAAIAAAVPQPPSPGPPSPEPADSRMDGQPEQPQTFRLDFGDVFHPDAAGFHPQDHSVTQQSAAQPQEAEEKLDASHTGTANLSHLTPNTSLGFVQATPSRALPSPTVNTREALGVIMDMFQAPTFLDEPFSRSSMLHATHREEFDVPNGSVCAAAAPPAKAAFTIFQDNKENCRLTRRRSRRASCGREVETGPSAVRHHGAEAGQPNDTPPDLMPDESTMWGARYNSLHSLAACPNSTTDFAMLAHCVSTPFAHRSSAGGIVYRDQENNCDGDNCRRRRRLQTSDEKLSPIIEQSPSDDKLSETSSRLLPSGSAGQGTIVGEALPPAPPCLASSSTMVQPPPPAVLSFRDHTVCPAEGWEVYASPERPPIPAFPASARPRSQLFEILEDPEQPPRLCADVPMSPERQLNPNWMLSKSPDAFGGPRRPDVPMSPEQPRLCADVPMSPAPASATDAPMASPDREPGPGGPPVPRLVSDPWDSRLISYLLSSLRPPLTEHPDCFTWQCDVPNITPRTTISMGKVSLRVDRVIGQGAFATVYQVTDPLTSDKFLLQVQKPANPWEFYINSRLDARLQPGVRHLFSSLRSAHLFRNGSVLLGELHKYGTLLDAVNIYRLLSDKVMPQPLVMYFAACILHMVEQLHSIGIVHGDVKPDNFLLGDRFLEDRSFEPDGGDNGLVLIDLGQSIDMELFPPGTAFTTRCLTSGFQCTEMLSGKPWNYQTDYFGVAGTVHCMLFGTYMQVSKEGGVWKTNGVFRRKPHSELWQDFFGTLLNVPHCGARPSLQGLRLRLTAVLRQEYGNKLPALKNRMVVQLLESHKAASR
- the LOC115401934 gene encoding lactoylglutathione lyase-like — translated: MASRGLTEEAVSAICKEGDPITKDFMMQQTMLRVKDPARSLAFYTGVLGMTLLQKIDFSSMRFTNYFLGYEEKADIPEDVRERTAWTFSRRATVELTHNWGSEKDENLSYNSGNSEPRGLVTSASPSPTSKPPAKCLRNKESRLSRGQTQVNEGSGLHSGS